DNA from Sulfurimonas xiamenensis:
TGTTATCTCTAACAAACCAATAACCATAGGAAAATCAAAACTGATTAGTTACATTATAGTTGAGCAGGGTGCAGATGAAGCGGATCATCATATAGTAGAACTTGCAAAAGAGGGTGATCTAGTTATAACTGCTGATATCCCGTTGGCAGATAGAGTAATAACCAAAGCCGCGCATGCAATTGATCATAGAGGTGAGTTATATACTGTTGACAATATTAAGCAATACTTGGCTATGAGAAATTTAATGGAAAAAATTCGTGAAAGTGGTGAAATAACAAAAGGACCAAAACCTTTTGACAAAAAAGATGCACATCAATTTGCAAATCAGCTTCATAAATTTTTGAGTAAGTATTGTAAAATATAAAGCAGAGTTAAAGTAATTTTCAGCTAAAATTCGCCACTTTTTACATTCTAAGATAATTTAAAAAACAGGAGGGACCCATGTTTGATGTATTAACAGATTCATTTACAAATGCTATTAAAAAAATTCGTTTTCATGATGACGAAAGGGCTCTCTCAAAGGCTCTCGATGAGCTTAAAAAATCTCTTTTAAAAGCGGATGTAAACCATAAAGTTGTTAAAGAGCTTATATTTAAAGTTCAGATAGAGACGAAAAAAAATGGGATTGGTAAAGATCAATTTTTAGCGGCTCTAAGAGAAACACTTTATGAACTTTTAGAAGTTGGCGGAAACAGAGGTTTTATATTTGCTTCAAAACCTCCTACCGTTATACTGATGACAGGGCTTCAGGGTTCTGGAAAAACTACTACAACTGGGAAATTGGCGCTTTATTTAAAAAACAAGCAAAAAAAAGTTCTTGTAGTCGCAGCCGACTTGCAGCGTTTAGCGGCAGTTGAGCAGCTGCGTCAAATTACAGCAAAAATCGATGTTGAACTTTATGAAGACGAGAGCACGAAAAATCCTGTTGAAGTCGTAACTGCAGCACTCAAAAAAGCAAATAGCAACATATATGATGTTGTTCTTATAGATACTGCTGGTCGTTTGGCGATAGACGATGAGCTTATGAAGGAGCTTGAAGCTGTTAAAAAAGCTGCAAATCCAAGCGAGATTTTTTATGTTGCAGACTCTTTGACGGGTCAGGATGCTGTTAAGACGGCTGCTACTTTTAAAGAGAAAATCGGAATTGACGGCGTCATTTTAAGCAAATACGACGGTGATTCAAAAGGCGGTGTGGCTCTGGGACTCTCATCTCAAGTCCAAGTACCTCTGCGCTTTATAGGTAGTGGCGAAAAGATGGAAGATTTGGAAGTTTTCTTGCCAGATCGTGTCGTAAACCGTCTTATGGGTTTTGGAGATATTGAGGGTTTAGCTGAGAAAACTTCATCGGTTATTGATGAAAAACAGGCTAAGAAGCTTACTTCAAAAATTAAAAAAGGGCAGTTCAACTTCAATGACTTTTTAGAGCAGATGGAAAGTATGAAGAAAATGGGAAGTATGAAGTCTTTAATGGGTATGATTCCGGGCATGGGAAATATGTCTAAGGCACTCAAAGATTTCGATCTTGAAAGTTCAGGTGAGCTTAAAAATATCAAAGCCATGGTTTCCTCCATGACTATGAAAGAGAGAGAGAACCCAGATCTTTTAAACAACTCGCGCAAATTAAGAATTGCTAAGGGTTGCGGACTTACTCAAGTTGAGATTAACCGCATGATAAAACAGTTCAAAA
Protein-coding regions in this window:
- the ffh gene encoding signal recognition particle protein, with product MFDVLTDSFTNAIKKIRFHDDERALSKALDELKKSLLKADVNHKVVKELIFKVQIETKKNGIGKDQFLAALRETLYELLEVGGNRGFIFASKPPTVILMTGLQGSGKTTTTGKLALYLKNKQKKVLVVAADLQRLAAVEQLRQITAKIDVELYEDESTKNPVEVVTAALKKANSNIYDVVLIDTAGRLAIDDELMKELEAVKKAANPSEIFYVADSLTGQDAVKTAATFKEKIGIDGVILSKYDGDSKGGVALGLSSQVQVPLRFIGSGEKMEDLEVFLPDRVVNRLMGFGDIEGLAEKTSSVIDEKQAKKLTSKIKKGQFNFNDFLEQMESMKKMGSMKSLMGMIPGMGNMSKALKDFDLESSGELKNIKAMVSSMTMKERENPDLLNNSRKLRIAKGCGLTQVEINRMIKQFKNAGKMAKKLSGKGGMKDLQAMMGQMGGAGALRR
- a CDS encoding YaiI/YqxD family protein, with amino-acid sequence MRIFVDGDAFPNLLKPILFRSIERLKLETFVISNKPITIGKSKLISYIIVEQGADEADHHIVELAKEGDLVITADIPLADRVITKAAHAIDHRGELYTVDNIKQYLAMRNLMEKIRESGEITKGPKPFDKKDAHQFANQLHKFLSKYCKI